A genomic window from Fusarium falciforme chromosome 2, complete sequence includes:
- a CDS encoding BTB domain-containing protein, which yields MTTPEDVKEWTTEALCANWSNTALRKFLYSGEFSDLTIRCGDREFKTHRAIVCPQSPFFKAAVGGNFEEGGSGIVDLPDDDPALVQYLIVFLYTGAYWVHISPDHWDILCDSQLKGDEGTGHEILERLERPPVPRSADTSVTIPAKRYHPGRLPCGYQRGVPAAAARKENQARENMKHSIQIYVLADKYDVPGLRLLARDRFLESGKECCITNNHEQLALEILGGYEILLGYCGRDLQEHALGRGPLASGIAPAYRHEGGGRRDEIEDAGRDGAPSSTGNEYRDEEDDGIDAFCATSIHASLSKLLHSEKFSDMTIRCGGREFKAHRAIVCTQSSFFDRALSSNFKEAASRVVELPDDDPDVLERFLEFMYKGTYSDNVNHTWGKPSIVAMMSPEGVQENLNDTPGVPEDFLAVGPTGADSDENDLDYKPPSSTSTGSNSNSEPEEEYNEYYGDSTSNSEQEPEHSPEKPSLGTMSVMKLSELVALDKEEAMQRLVKIRNDMALPLRLYIMADKYDVPALRLLARDRFYRAIELEWEHAESFPDIVDELYLGTPQTDTAMREIVCRIVGSRILSDRVREKMRPIMEKHGDFAVGVMEYAIHSSRIR from the exons ATGACGACGCCGGAGGACGTCAAGGAGTGGACTACAGAAGCGCTGTGCGCTAATTGGAGCAACACAGCACTTCGTAAGTTTCTTTACAGCGGAGAATTCTCCGATCTGACCATTCGGTGTGGAGATCGAGAGTTCAAGACTCACCGTGCCATCGTGTGTCCTCAGTCACCTTTCTTCAAGGCCGCTGTCGGTGGCAACTTCGAG GAGGGTGGTTCTGGGATCGTTGATCTTCCAGACGATGATCCTGCTCTCGTCCAGTACCTCATCGTCTTTCTTTACACGGGCGCTTACTGGGTTCACATCAGCCCAGACCACTGGGACATCCTCTGTGATAGCCAGTTAAAGGGTGATGAGGGAACAGGCCATGAGATCCTCGAGAGACTAGAGAGACCGCCTGTGCCCAGGAGTGCCGACACCTCTGTCACTATCCCTGCCAAGAGGTACCATCCTGGCAGGCTACCATGTGGATATCAGAGAGGCGTGCCAGCAGCTGCCGCAAGGAAGGAAAACCAGGCGCGAGAAAATATGAAGCACTCGATTCAAATCTACGTGTTGGCCGACAAGTACGATGTTCCGGGGCTGAGACTCCTGGCCAGGGATCGATTCTTGGAGAGTGGGAAAGAGTGCTGCATCACGAACAATCACGAACAGCTGGCACTCGAAATCCTGGGAGGATACGAAATTCTTCTCGGATATTGTGGACGTGATCTACAAGAACACGCTCTCGGAAGGGGACCCCTTGCGTCTGGCATTGCACCAGCTTATCggcatgaaggaggaggacgccGTGATGAAATCGAGGATGCGGGGAGAGATG GGGCTCCCTCGTCCACCGGAAACGAGTATCGGGATGAAGAGGACGACGGGATAGACGCGTTCTGCGCCACGTCGATTCACGCGTCCCTGTCAAAGCTGCTGCACAGCGAAAAATTTTCCGACATGACCATTCGCTGCGGTGGGCGTGAGTTCAAGGCCCATCGTGCCATCGTCTGCACCCAGTCCTCGTTCTTTGACCGGGCCTTGAGCAGTAACTTCAAG gaagctgcttctcgggTTGTTGAGCTGCCTGATGACGACCCGGATGTCCTTGAGCGCTTTCTTGAGTTCATGTACAAAGGCACGTACTCGGATAATGTGAACCACACGTGGGGAAAGCCATCCATCGTCGCCATGATGAGCCCTGAAGGGGTTCAGGAGAACCTGAACGACACACCTGGTGTGCCTGAAGATTTCTTAGCAG TTGGACCTACCGGAGCTGACTCTGACGAGAATGATTTGGATTACAAACCACCCAGTTCCACATCCACGGGGTCCAACTCCAACTCGGAGCCCGAGGAAGAATACAACGAGTACTATGGCGATAGCACTTCCAATAGCGAGCAAGAACCGGAACACTCCCCTGAAAAGCCAAGCCTCGGTACCATGTCCGTCATGAAGCTGTCTGAGCTGGTGGCACTAGACAAAGAGGAGGCGATGCAGAGATTGGTCAAGATCCGCAACGACATGGCGCTCCCCCTTCGCTTATACATCATGGCGGACAAATACGACGTACCTGCCCTTCGTCTATTGGCGAGGGATCGATTCTACCGGGCCATCGAGCTCGAGTGGGAGCATGCGGAATCCTTTCCGGACATTGTGGACGAACTCTACCTCGGCACACCGCAGACCGACACGGCCATGAGGGAGATTGTGTGTCGAATCGTCGGGAGCAGGATCCTGAGCGACAGGGTCAGGGAGAAGATGAGGCCCATCATGGAGAAGCACGGTGACTTTGCCGTCGGCGTTATGGAGTATGCCATCCACTCTAGCAGGATTCGATAA
- a CDS encoding APH domain-containing protein, translating into MTESIRSVSPTSTAEYEDYEPFETFKHKVPRLCHLYWPSYDPEDFRIERMKGGFSNRVIGIHVREKPAIASEEPEVAPEPPPASQIKNTEERDMIPPKDNSTPPRDSLPPGDYVLRIPRFQSAHLAYDKRILDLASTYTEFGIPRVVAMDEDPSATNPIGQPYILQLRLPGQRLIDIWNELNQQQRILVAKQVAAFSLDIQKATNPTGGLPDFESTETAAQAIPTKDFKFIGDAEDFKKPIEPQHPVEMLCARLLRWHKKYSGPGFGDGPWLGLIEMVKSMQALNGTFGPDTPIYYFHHGDLFPRNIMVATPDDKTATVTGILDWDEAHFAPAVVALAPPAWLWIEAYWSSDVEEYIDEERIWTHAQETPKNDEAKELKDVFEKIVGTEFLQYAYSPDACEARKIWSSAKQRIGKSWVVDELSNMLAAWRSGRDGETENVKEELTTPIDTTSMDDKEVGP; encoded by the coding sequence ATGACTGAGAGCATTCGGAGCGTTTCCCCGACTTCCACGGCCGAGTACGAAGATTACGAGCCGTTTGAGACGTTCAAGCACAAGGTTCCGCGGCTATGCCACCTCTATTGGCCATCTTACGACCCAGAAGACTTTCGCATCGAGCGAATGAAGGGCGGCTTTAGCAACCGAGTCATTGGCATACACGTTAGAGAAAAGCCAGCAATCGCATCAGAGGAACCAGAAGTCGCCCcagagcctcctccagcttccCAAATCAAGAATACAGAAGAAAGGGACATGATACCTCCCAAGGATAATTCTACGCCGCCAAGAGACTCTCTACCCCCAGGAGACTACGTGCTTCGCATCCCACGTTTTCAATCGGCACATCTCGCCTATGACAAGCGTATCTTGGATCTCGCGAGTACCTACACGGAATTTGGTATTCCTCGGGTCGTGGCCATGGACGAGGACCCCTCGGCTACGAATCCTATCGGGCAGCCATATATCTTGCAACTCAGGCTTCCCGGACAACGCCTGATTGATATTTGGAATGAATTGAATCAACAACAACGAATTTTGGTTGCGAAGCAGGTGGCCGCATTTTCGCTTGATATCCAGAAAGCCACCAATCCAACCGGCGGTCTGCCAGATTTCGAGAGCACCGAGACTGCTGCCCAAGCCATCCCCACGAAGGATTTCAAATTTATAGGCGACGCCGAAGATTTTAAGAAGCCAATTGAGCCACAGCATCCAGTCGAAATGCTCTGCGCACGCCTTCTACGCTGGCATAAGAAGTATTCAGGACCAGGATTTGGAGACGGACCTTGGTTGGGCTTGATCGAGATGGTCAAGTCAATGCAGGCACTGAACGGAACATTTGGACCAGATACGCCAATATACTATTTCCACCATGGAGATCTCTTCCCCCGCAACATCATGGTCGCTACTCCTGACGACAAGACAGCCACTGTGACAGGAATTTTGGACTGGGACGAAGCTCACTTTGCTCCAGCCGTTGTTGCGCTCGCTCCTCCAGCTTGGCTGTGGATTGAAGCGTACTGGAGCTCTGACGTAGAGGAGTACATAGATGAAGAGCGCATTTGGACCCATGCTCAAGAGACACCTAAGAATGATGAGGCGAAGGAACTCAAGGATGTCTTTGAAAAGATTGTTGGGACTGAATTCCTTCAGTATGCCTACTCACCTGATGCTTGCGAGGCAAGGAAGATATGGTCTTCGGCTAAACAGCGAATTGGGAAGAGCTgggttgttgatgagcttTCCAACATGCTCGCGGCATGGAGGTCAGGCAGGGATGGGGAGACGGAAAATGTCAAAGAGGAACTCACAACGCCTATTGATACAACCTCTATGGACGATAAAGAGGTTGGCCCTTAA